In Leptospiraceae bacterium, one DNA window encodes the following:
- a CDS encoding glycosyltransferase family 2 protein: MKDTLIVIPVYNEAPTLENVAQRTYTECKEYADILFVNDGSSDSSGSILENEKTKNPSIRIINKSKNEGYGASLLSGFDFAIRNNYPFIITMDCDDQHQPKDLIRFRQEDPNIDIISGTRYSKDSLSSGNAPIERVQINKKITEKINKKYNWNLTDSFCGFKRYTTRSLIGHKIYETGYAFPMDFWAYAKYKNLQIRELAVDRIYVTDDRSFGEDLDKKRKRYRYYIQSWKNSHFKYFQEKLSTACF; encoded by the coding sequence ATGAAAGACACACTTATAGTTATCCCAGTTTATAATGAAGCACCTACCTTAGAAAATGTAGCACAAAGAACATATACAGAATGCAAAGAATACGCAGATATTCTTTTTGTGAACGACGGCTCTTCCGATTCATCTGGAAGTATCCTTGAGAATGAAAAAACAAAAAACCCTTCTATTCGGATTATCAATAAATCGAAAAATGAGGGCTATGGTGCAAGTCTTCTTTCAGGATTTGATTTTGCTATACGAAACAATTATCCTTTTATAATCACGATGGATTGCGATGACCAACACCAACCCAAAGACTTGATCCGATTTAGGCAAGAAGACCCGAATATAGACATAATTAGCGGCACAAGATATTCCAAAGACTCACTCTCTTCAGGGAATGCACCTATCGAAAGAGTTCAAATCAATAAAAAAATTACCGAAAAAATCAATAAAAAATATAACTGGAATCTTACAGATTCTTTTTGTGGATTCAAAAGATACACTACCCGCTCTTTGATCGGACATAAAATCTACGAAACAGGTTATGCCTTTCCGATGGATTTCTGGGCTTATGCAAAATATAAAAATTTACAAATTAGGGAGCTTGCAGTGGATAGAATCTATGTAACTGATGATAGAAGTTTTGGTGAAGACCTTGACAAAAAAAGGAAAAGATACCGTTATTATATACAATCATGGAAAAACTCCCATTTCAAATATTTTCAAGAAAAATTATCAACTGCCTGTTTTTGA
- the selD gene encoding selenide, water dikinase SelD, which translates to MKTKEEVRLMDLSHGAGCGCKMGPGQLNDVLQEFRLKSNDPRVLVGFETGDDAAVIQLNSELAIVQTTDFFTPILNDPYKFGQVAAANALSDIYAMGGTPLSALSLVAFPIEKLGKEILGDILRGGFDKVKEAGIEIVGGHSIDDPEPKFGLAVTGLVHPKKIIKNRGAKKGDLLLLTKPIGTGVLTTSIKKNISSPEIEKIVFQNMARLNLYARNSMVENFEFVHSATDVTGFGLAGHLSGMLRDSNLKAVLQFHKIPILPYTLELLAENCFPGGTNRNMAYLKNNIDLKINPSEHSTALKILCDPQTSGGLLIAVNPIGLNQIQKSLVKHNDMQSEVIGEIQNSDSEILCEIV; encoded by the coding sequence ATGAAAACGAAAGAAGAAGTTAGACTCATGGACTTATCCCATGGAGCAGGTTGCGGATGTAAAATGGGGCCAGGACAGTTGAATGATGTACTTCAAGAATTTCGCCTTAAATCCAATGACCCAAGAGTGTTAGTGGGGTTTGAAACTGGAGACGATGCAGCAGTAATCCAGCTAAATAGTGAGTTAGCCATTGTACAGACTACAGATTTTTTTACACCGATACTAAACGACCCTTACAAATTTGGTCAAGTTGCCGCTGCCAATGCGTTATCCGACATATATGCAATGGGTGGAACTCCACTTTCGGCACTTTCTTTAGTTGCATTCCCGATAGAAAAACTCGGTAAAGAAATTTTAGGTGATATACTTAGAGGGGGGTTTGACAAGGTTAAGGAAGCAGGGATTGAAATTGTAGGCGGACATTCCATAGATGACCCAGAGCCAAAATTTGGTTTAGCTGTAACAGGTCTTGTCCACCCGAAAAAAATCATCAAAAATAGAGGAGCCAAAAAAGGAGACCTTCTCTTATTGACAAAGCCAATCGGAACTGGAGTTTTAACTACTTCTATCAAGAAAAATATATCCAGTCCCGAAATCGAAAAAATTGTTTTTCAAAATATGGCGAGACTAAATTTATATGCAAGAAATTCAATGGTAGAAAATTTTGAGTTCGTACATTCTGCAACCGATGTGACCGGGTTTGGTTTAGCCGGTCACTTGTCAGGAATGCTTAGAGATTCAAACTTAAAGGCAGTGCTCCAGTTTCATAAAATTCCTATTTTACCTTATACTCTTGAGCTTTTAGCTGAAAACTGCTTTCCGGGAGGTACAAACCGAAACATGGCCTATCTGAAAAATAACATCGACTTAAAAATAAATCCAAGTGAGCACTCGACTGCACTAAAAATACTTTGCGACCCTCAGACTTCGGGAGGATTGTTGATTGCAGTAAACCCAATTGGGTTAAACCAAATACAAAAAAGCCTTGTAAAACACAACGATATGCAATCTGAGGTTATAGGAGAAATTCAAAACTCGGATAGCGAAATATTATGTGAAATAGTTTAG
- the ligA gene encoding NAD-dependent DNA ligase LigA: MNATESKIRTLEESVRRHQYLYYVKNSPEISDKEFDKLFKELQGLEDKYPDLASNNSPTKTIGSDLDNQFKKYKHKIPVLSLENTYNIEELISWIQKTDPNSVYSVEWKIDGASIVLYYENGELVNGVSRGTGGVGDDVTENIRTIKNIPLKLKKPLSIFVRGEVYMTFTDFISVNEENDGRFANPRNLAAGSIKYKNSSQTAKRPLKIFAYDAYFPEGYGKIKTHSELLELLSEFSFPVSSDTKFTTGKNIPKIIEDFKKKKEKLDYPVDGLVVKLDNLQDRNTLGETSHSPRWARAFKFDAELKETIIEDIDFAIGRTGKITPRAKVNPVSLAGTTVTYATLHNQDFINELGVGIGAKVLIAKRGEIIPAVEEVIEIGEKGIFQLPKNCPSCGTKLKKIDESVDLFCTNKHCPEREMNSLIFFCQKKQMDIEGLGDKQIENFYHQKIIKNIPDLYELHKKKSDLIQMEGLGEKSVEIILSGIEKSKTKDFQIVLPSLGLSEIGHKVTEILIENGFDSIEKIENVVKNPDGKERLLNIHGLGPRTVDSIINHFQDKEILELIQKLKDFGLQFASSGLKKSDTLVFAGQSWCVTGSFENFHPREKALNLIAYYGGKKVSSVSSKTTHLLAGDGAGSKLDKAKELGVKIIDEKEFLGILKENNLSLKI; this comes from the coding sequence TTGAATGCAACCGAGTCTAAGATTCGTACTCTCGAAGAAAGCGTTAGGCGACATCAATATCTCTACTACGTAAAAAATTCTCCTGAAATCTCCGACAAAGAATTTGATAAACTTTTTAAAGAACTTCAAGGATTAGAGGACAAATACCCCGACTTAGCTTCAAATAACAGCCCTACAAAAACTATTGGCTCTGACCTCGACAACCAATTCAAAAAGTACAAACACAAAATTCCAGTACTTTCTTTAGAAAATACCTACAATATAGAAGAATTAATCAGTTGGATACAAAAAACAGACCCAAACTCAGTGTATTCTGTAGAGTGGAAAATTGATGGTGCATCTATTGTGCTGTACTATGAAAATGGGGAATTAGTAAACGGTGTGTCGAGAGGAACAGGTGGTGTAGGAGACGATGTTACTGAAAATATTCGTACTATAAAAAATATTCCTTTAAAACTAAAAAAGCCTCTTTCGATTTTCGTGAGAGGAGAAGTCTATATGACATTCACGGACTTCATAAGTGTGAATGAAGAAAACGATGGAAGATTTGCAAATCCGAGAAACCTTGCAGCCGGTTCCATCAAATACAAAAATTCTTCTCAAACAGCAAAAAGACCTCTAAAAATTTTTGCGTACGATGCGTATTTTCCAGAAGGCTACGGGAAAATAAAAACTCATAGCGAATTATTAGAATTATTGTCTGAATTCAGTTTTCCAGTATCCTCAGATACAAAATTCACTACAGGCAAAAATATTCCAAAAATCATCGAAGATTTTAAAAAGAAAAAAGAAAAATTAGACTACCCTGTTGATGGGCTTGTAGTGAAATTAGATAATTTACAAGACAGAAATACGTTAGGCGAAACATCTCACTCTCCCAGATGGGCGAGGGCGTTCAAATTTGACGCTGAGTTAAAAGAAACGATTATAGAAGACATTGACTTTGCAATAGGCCGGACAGGGAAAATCACCCCGCGCGCAAAAGTAAATCCAGTTTCGCTTGCAGGAACAACAGTGACTTATGCAACACTCCATAATCAAGATTTTATAAACGAACTTGGAGTAGGAATCGGTGCAAAAGTTCTAATCGCCAAAAGAGGAGAAATTATTCCTGCTGTAGAAGAAGTTATCGAAATCGGGGAAAAAGGAATATTTCAACTTCCAAAAAACTGCCCTTCCTGTGGTACAAAACTAAAAAAAATTGATGAATCCGTAGATTTATTTTGCACGAATAAACATTGCCCTGAGAGAGAAATGAATTCACTGATTTTTTTCTGTCAAAAAAAGCAAATGGATATAGAAGGGCTTGGGGATAAGCAAATTGAAAACTTTTATCATCAAAAAATTATAAAAAATATTCCTGATTTATATGAGCTTCACAAAAAAAAATCAGACCTGATCCAAATGGAAGGCCTTGGTGAAAAAAGTGTAGAAATTATTTTAAGCGGGATTGAGAAGTCAAAAACTAAGGATTTTCAAATAGTCCTGCCTTCTTTAGGGCTTTCTGAAATAGGTCACAAGGTTACTGAAATTTTAATCGAAAACGGATTTGATTCTATCGAGAAAATTGAAAACGTAGTGAAAAATCCCGATGGAAAAGAAAGACTACTTAATATTCATGGTCTGGGTCCAAGGACTGTGGACTCAATCATAAACCATTTTCAAGATAAAGAAATTTTAGAACTGATTCAAAAGCTAAAAGACTTCGGACTCCAATTTGCATCTTCCGGATTAAAAAAATCCGATACATTAGTATTTGCGGGACAGTCTTGGTGCGTTACGGGAAGTTTTGAAAATTTTCATCCAAGAGAAAAAGCTCTCAATTTGATTGCATACTACGGTGGTAAAAAGGTTTCTTCAGTTTCCTCTAAGACCACTCATTTACTTGCAGGCGATGGAGCCGGATCCAAGTTAGACAAAGCAAAAGAGCTTGGAGTAAAAATTATAGATGAAAAAGAATTTCTCGGTATTTTAAAAGAGAACAACCTTTCTTTAAAAATTTGA